In Candidatus Dormiibacterota bacterium, the genomic stretch CGGGGATCTCGTCGCCGGTGAGCAGGTAGCGCTTGGCACGCTCCAGCCCCATCCGGTACACCCACATCGCGGTGGTGGGGGTGCCCCACACTCGCGACGGCGGGTAGCCGAAGGACGCGCCCTCGGCGGCGACGACGAGGTCGGCGCAGAGCACCATGTCGGTGCCGCCGGCGATGCACCACCCCTGCACCGCGGCGAGGGTGGGGATGCGCGCGTACCAGAGCCGCATGTAGGCGTCGACGAACGGGGTCATCATCGCCAGGTCGCTCACCGAGTCCCACACCCGCCCGTCGCGCTCCTCGGCACGCTGCGCCGGGGTCGCCCAGTCGAGGCCGTAGCCGGCGCAGAAGGCGGGACCCTCGGCGCGGAGCAGGATGACCCTCACCTCGGGGTCGGCCTCGGCCTCGCCGATGGCGGCGACGAGGTCGTCGCGCAGCGCCGGGGTGATGGTGTTGTACTCGTCGGGCCGGCAGAGCACGAGCGAGCGCACCCCCGCCTCGGTCTCGGTGCGCAGGGTGGTGTAGGCGGGCATCGGCGGCCTCCGGTGGG encodes the following:
- a CDS encoding crotonase/enoyl-CoA hydratase family protein, giving the protein MPAYTTLRTETEAGVRSLVLCRPDEYNTITPALRDDLVAAIGEAEADPEVRVILLRAEGPAFCAGYGLDWATPAQRAEERDGRVWDSVSDLAMMTPFVDAYMRLWYARIPTLAAVQGWCIAGGTDMVLCADLVVAAEGASFGYPPSRVWGTPTTAMWVYRMGLERAKRYLLTGDEIPAPEAARLGLILETVPDDRLQEHAMGLAGRMAQLPRNQLTMLKLLCNQTVENMGMASTRLLGTLFDGIARHTAEGRDFVDRARQTGFRQAVRERDDPFGDYGSRSRASE